A single window of Martelella sp. NC20 DNA harbors:
- a CDS encoding septal ring lytic transglycosylase RlpA family protein — translation MKEIRFSTSLAMLALTALMASCTTTGDTSEDIKDEAAEVADAAANGISEADALAYQKIGKPYQVRGKWYTPKSDTKYSKTGLASWYGPKFNGGRTASGEIYDMYHLSAAHKTLPLPSYVRVTNLDNDSSVIVRVNDRGPFVSGRIIDLSKKAAEMLKMTGAGVANVRVDYVGPASRNADDMNYLVASYEKKEVPEGVDPGRFGEVQVANAETPAAIPAVAAKTEASEKPVEVAEAPVKPEPAPAQLALVEEAKPVTASDAGAATESILADNTGYAVPIPFKR, via the coding sequence ATGAAAGAAATCCGGTTTTCCACCTCGCTGGCAATGCTGGCTTTGACTGCATTGATGGCTTCGTGCACGACCACGGGCGATACATCCGAAGATATCAAAGATGAAGCGGCGGAAGTCGCCGATGCTGCGGCCAATGGCATTTCCGAAGCGGATGCGCTTGCCTATCAGAAGATCGGCAAGCCCTATCAGGTGCGCGGCAAATGGTACACGCCGAAGTCCGACACCAAATACTCCAAGACCGGTCTAGCCTCCTGGTACGGGCCGAAATTCAACGGCGGGCGCACGGCGAGCGGCGAGATCTACGACATGTATCACCTCTCTGCCGCCCACAAGACGCTGCCGCTGCCAAGTTATGTCCGCGTGACCAATCTCGACAATGACAGTTCCGTCATCGTCCGCGTCAATGATCGCGGACCCTTTGTGTCCGGCCGGATCATCGACCTTTCCAAAAAAGCCGCGGAAATGCTGAAAATGACGGGGGCGGGCGTGGCCAATGTCCGCGTCGATTACGTCGGCCCGGCCTCGCGCAATGCCGACGACATGAACTATCTGGTGGCCTCCTACGAGAAGAAAGAGGTTCCCGAGGGCGTCGATCCCGGGCGTTTCGGCGAGGTGCAGGTCGCAAACGCGGAAACGCCGGCCGCAATCCCCGCAGTCGCGGCCAAGACAGAGGCGAGCGAAAAGCCCGTCGAGGTTGCTGAAGCTCCGGTAAAACCGGAACCGGCGCCCGCACAACTGGCGCTGGTGGAGGAAGCAAAGCCCGTCACGGCGAGCGACGCCGGTGCGGCCACAGAATCGATCCTCGCCGACAATACCGGCTACGCGGTCCCGATCCCGTTCAAAAGATAG
- a CDS encoding DNA polymerase III subunit delta': MAMADDMVLEGAVHPAANRNLFGHEAAEAYLATAYSSGKGHHAILFEGGEGIGKATLAFRFANHVLHYPEPHSAPDHLIAPDHAAPLTRQIIAGASHDLLHLERPVDVKTGKRRTAITVDEVRRAGHFLSQTSGTGNWRIVIVDAADDLNRSAANAILKILEEPPRNAMFLLISHTPGRLLPTIRSRCLPFRLRPLAPEDLLKALGALGVDSGGEDGARLAALANGSVSEALKLVNYGGGEIIDAYQATLEGSDAEARAMMHRLADTLAKRDNETVFDFLLGHIEEDIRSRAREAAEAGAIARAERLAALSSEVGNDVATADAFNLDRKQLVLDLLSRIRLAVK, from the coding sequence ATGGCGATGGCTGACGACATGGTTCTCGAAGGCGCGGTCCATCCGGCCGCCAATCGCAATCTGTTCGGGCACGAAGCGGCGGAGGCCTATCTTGCGACGGCCTATAGCTCCGGCAAGGGGCATCACGCGATCCTGTTCGAGGGCGGCGAGGGGATCGGCAAGGCGACGCTCGCCTTCCGGTTCGCAAACCACGTATTGCATTATCCCGAGCCGCACTCCGCGCCCGATCATCTCATCGCGCCGGATCATGCAGCCCCCCTGACGCGCCAGATCATCGCCGGCGCGTCCCACGACCTGCTCCATCTGGAACGGCCGGTCGATGTGAAAACCGGCAAGCGGCGCACCGCCATTACCGTCGACGAGGTCCGCCGGGCCGGGCATTTCCTGTCGCAGACATCGGGAACCGGAAACTGGCGGATCGTCATCGTCGACGCCGCCGACGACCTCAACCGTTCGGCCGCCAACGCCATTCTCAAGATTCTCGAGGAGCCGCCCAGGAACGCGATGTTCCTGCTGATCTCGCACACGCCGGGACGATTGCTGCCGACCATCCGGTCGCGCTGCCTGCCGTTTCGCCTGCGGCCGCTTGCGCCGGAGGATCTGCTGAAGGCGCTCGGCGCTCTGGGTGTTGATAGCGGTGGCGAAGACGGGGCACGGCTTGCAGCGCTTGCCAATGGCAGCGTGTCCGAGGCGCTGAAGCTGGTCAATTACGGCGGCGGCGAGATCATCGACGCCTATCAGGCCACGCTTGAGGGTTCGGACGCCGAGGCCCGTGCGATGATGCACCGGCTTGCCGACACCCTTGCCAAGCGCGACAACGAAACCGTGTTCGACTTCCTGCTCGGCCATATCGAAGAGGATATCCGAAGCCGGGCGCGTGAGGCGGCGGAGGCCGGGGCGATCGCGCGGGCGGAGCGGCTGGCCGCGCTCTCCTCCGAGGTCGGCAATGATGTGGCGACGGCCGACGCCTTCAATCTCGACCGCAAGCAGCTTGTCCTCGATCTGCTCTCCCGCATCAGGCTTGCCGTCAAATGA
- a CDS encoding ABC transporter permease, protein MAIQPYDSPLEKIWHYVFLVICGLIFFFLIFPILVIIPLSFNAANFFTFTPKMLALDPAGYSFKHYQDFFHNPDWQQALRNSVMIAPAATLLATAFGTLAAIGLARSHVPFRGAIMAILISPMIVPLIISAAGMYFFYSRIGLQGTYWGVVLAHAVLGTPFVIITVTATMVGFDRSLERAAASLGANPLTTFFKVQMPLILPGVISGALFAFITSFDEVVVVLFLGSASQKTLPWQMFTGLREQISPTILAVASILVALSVVLLTFLELMRRRSERQRGLSPG, encoded by the coding sequence ATGGCCATTCAGCCCTATGATTCGCCGCTTGAGAAGATCTGGCACTATGTCTTTCTGGTCATCTGCGGCCTGATCTTCTTCTTTCTGATCTTTCCGATCCTGGTGATCATTCCGCTCAGCTTCAACGCCGCGAACTTCTTCACCTTCACGCCGAAAATGCTGGCGCTCGATCCCGCCGGCTACTCGTTCAAGCACTATCAGGATTTCTTCCATAATCCGGACTGGCAGCAGGCGCTGCGGAACTCGGTCATGATCGCGCCGGCGGCAACGCTTTTGGCAACCGCCTTCGGCACGCTGGCCGCGATCGGTCTTGCCAGAAGCCATGTCCCGTTTCGCGGGGCAATCATGGCGATCCTGATATCGCCGATGATCGTGCCGCTGATCATTTCGGCGGCAGGCATGTATTTCTTCTATTCGCGCATCGGCCTCCAGGGCACGTATTGGGGCGTCGTGCTGGCGCATGCCGTGCTCGGCACGCCGTTCGTGATCATCACCGTGACCGCCACCATGGTCGGCTTCGACCGCTCGCTGGAGCGCGCGGCGGCAAGCCTTGGCGCCAATCCGCTGACGACCTTCTTCAAGGTGCAGATGCCGCTGATCCTGCCCGGCGTGATTTCCGGGGCGCTGTTCGCATTCATCACATCGTTCGATGAGGTGGTTGTGGTGTTGTTCCTCGGCTCCGCCTCGCAGAAAACGCTTCCCTGGCAGATGTTCACCGGGCTGCGCGAGCAGATATCGCCGACGATCCTGGCCGTCGCCTCGATCCTGGTCGCGCTCTCGGTGGTACTGCTCACCTTCCTGGAGCTGATGCGCCGCCGTTCCGAGCGGCAGCGCGGTCTTTCTCCGGGCTGA
- the metG gene encoding methionine--tRNA ligase — protein MSDKANNFYITTPIFYPNGTPHIGHAYTMIATDVLARFARLDGKNVRFLSGTDEHGQKMQQTAEKEGIPPIELANRNSAVFRDLLARLNCSNDDYIRTTEERHRISVQALWKRMEENGDIYLGKYGGWYSVRQEAYFDESETTLGEDGVRREPLGSPVEWVEEESYFFKLSAYGDRLLDYYEAHPDFIGPNERRNEVVSFVKSGLKDLSISRTTFDWGIPVPGNPDHVMYVWVDALTNYITALGFPDETGALWDFWPGIHIIGKDIIRFHAVYWPAFLMSAGVALPERVYAHGFLLNKGEKMSKSVGNVVDPFNLVEHFGLDPIRYFFLREVSFGHDGSYSDEGIGTRINSDLANGIGNLASRSLSMIVKNCDGQVPACGPLNDADKAMLASADSVIATVRADMDRLAIHRALAAIIGVVSDADRYFAGQEPWALKKTDPERMATVLYVTAEVVRQVAILLQPAMPESAAKLLDLVAVPETERTFAHLGEAGRLKPGTPLAKPEPVFPRYVAPEE, from the coding sequence ATGAGCGACAAGGCCAACAATTTCTACATCACGACGCCGATCTTCTATCCGAACGGCACGCCTCATATCGGCCACGCCTATACGATGATTGCAACCGATGTGCTGGCGCGCTTTGCCCGCCTCGACGGCAAGAATGTGCGTTTCCTCTCCGGCACGGACGAACACGGCCAGAAGATGCAGCAGACCGCCGAAAAGGAAGGTATCCCGCCGATCGAACTCGCAAACCGCAACTCGGCGGTGTTCCGCGACCTTCTGGCGCGGCTCAACTGCTCCAATGACGACTATATCCGCACCACCGAGGAGCGCCATCGCATCTCCGTCCAGGCACTGTGGAAGCGCATGGAGGAGAATGGCGATATCTATCTCGGCAAATATGGCGGCTGGTATTCGGTCCGTCAGGAGGCCTATTTCGACGAAAGCGAGACCACTCTCGGTGAGGATGGCGTGCGCCGCGAACCGCTCGGCTCGCCGGTGGAATGGGTCGAGGAGGAGAGCTATTTCTTCAAGTTGTCCGCCTATGGCGACCGGCTGCTCGACTATTACGAGGCGCATCCCGATTTCATCGGTCCCAATGAACGCCGCAACGAAGTTGTGTCCTTCGTCAAATCCGGCCTGAAGGACCTTTCGATCTCGCGCACCACCTTCGACTGGGGCATACCCGTGCCGGGCAATCCCGATCACGTCATGTATGTCTGGGTCGATGCGCTGACCAACTATATCACGGCGCTCGGCTTTCCCGATGAAACCGGCGCGCTCTGGGATTTCTGGCCCGGCATTCACATCATCGGCAAGGATATCATCCGCTTCCACGCCGTCTACTGGCCGGCCTTCCTGATGTCAGCCGGCGTGGCGCTGCCGGAGCGGGTCTATGCCCATGGCTTCCTGCTCAACAAGGGCGAGAAGATGTCGAAATCGGTCGGCAATGTCGTGGATCCGTTCAACCTGGTTGAACATTTCGGGCTCGATCCGATCCGCTATTTCTTCCTGCGCGAGGTCTCTTTCGGTCATGACGGCAGTTACAGCGACGAGGGGATAGGGACCCGGATCAATTCCGACCTTGCGAACGGGATCGGCAATCTCGCCAGCCGCTCGCTGTCGATGATCGTCAAGAACTGCGATGGTCAGGTGCCGGCCTGCGGTCCGCTTAACGACGCGGACAAGGCCATGCTCGCCAGCGCCGATAGCGTGATCGCGACGGTGCGCGCCGACATGGACCGGCTGGCGATCCACCGCGCGCTCGCAGCGATCATCGGCGTGGTTTCGGATGCCGACCGCTATTTCGCCGGACAGGAACCCTGGGCGCTGAAGAAGACCGATCCGGAACGCATGGCGACGGTGCTTTACGTCACGGCCGAAGTGGTGCGTCAGGTTGCGATCCTGCTGCAGCCGGCCATGCCCGAATCAGCGGCGAAACTGCTCGATCTGGTCGCCGTGCCGGAAACCGAACGCACATTCGCGCATCTGGGTGAGGCGGGTCGTCTGAAACCGGGTACGCCGCTGGCAAAGCCTGAACCGGTGTTTCCGCGCTACGTCGCGCCCGAAGAATAG
- a CDS encoding TatD family hydrolase: MLIDTHCHLDFPDFDAERDELVARAKGAGVAQMVTISTRVKKFPQIIDIAEKYENVFCSVGTHPANADEELDIAAEDLIALTAHPKVVAIGEAGLDYHYQPEKAEAQKTGLRRHIDAARRTGLPLVIHSRDADEDMAAILTEESEAGAFPFILHCFSSGRALAETGVALGGYVSFSGILTFKNSQEIRAIAADVPMDRLLVETDAPYLAPTPYRGKRNEPSYVVNTARVLAEVKGIGEAEIAAITTDNAFRCFSKMTRV, encoded by the coding sequence ATGCTGATCGATACCCATTGCCATCTGGACTTCCCGGATTTCGACGCCGAGCGGGACGAACTGGTCGCGCGCGCGAAGGGAGCGGGCGTCGCGCAGATGGTGACGATCTCAACCCGCGTGAAGAAGTTCCCACAGATCATTGATATCGCAGAAAAATACGAGAACGTTTTCTGCTCCGTCGGTACCCATCCCGCCAATGCCGATGAGGAACTCGATATCGCCGCGGAAGACCTGATTGCGTTGACGGCGCATCCAAAGGTGGTCGCAATCGGCGAGGCGGGGCTCGATTATCACTATCAGCCGGAAAAGGCCGAGGCGCAGAAAACCGGCCTCAGGCGCCATATCGATGCGGCGCGGCGTACCGGCCTGCCGCTGGTAATCCACAGCCGCGATGCCGATGAGGATATGGCCGCGATTCTGACCGAGGAGAGCGAAGCGGGCGCCTTTCCGTTCATTCTGCATTGCTTTTCATCGGGCAGGGCGCTTGCCGAAACCGGTGTCGCGCTCGGCGGTTATGTGTCGTTTTCAGGTATCCTGACGTTCAAGAACTCGCAGGAAATACGGGCGATCGCGGCGGATGTTCCGATGGACCGGCTGCTGGTGGAGACCGACGCGCCCTATCTTGCGCCGACGCCCTATCGCGGCAAGCGCAACGAGCCGTCCTATGTGGTCAATACCGCGCGGGTTCTGGCCGAGGTGAAGGGCATCGGCGAAGCCGAGATCGCCGCGATCACGACTGACAACGCGTTTCGCTGCTTTTCCAAGATGACGCGGGTGTGA
- a CDS encoding ABC transporter ATP-binding protein codes for MANNRGASVKYENVQKSYDGESLVVKKLNLDIPPGEFLTMLGPSGSGKTTCLMMLAGFEPATGGEIYLNERPINNVPPHKRGIGMVFQNYALFPHMTVAENLAFPLQLRNMSKAKQEEKVKNALDMVQLGKFGNRRPGQLSGGQQQRVAVARALVFDPELVLMDEPLGALDKQLREQMQYEIKHIHDNLGVTFVYVTHDQTEALTMSDRVAVFNDGIVQQLSAPEVLYERPGNSFVAQFIGENNTLHGTVTSIDGNECTVRVEDGTTLVADKVNVASEGDRTTLSLRPERVELIAADTVENKVTGRVEELIYLGDHIRVRMSVCGNDEFIVKVRNRGERWDLEVGQTRTVGFAARDCKALDYAA; via the coding sequence ATGGCGAATAACCGTGGTGCATCGGTTAAGTATGAAAATGTTCAAAAAAGCTATGATGGCGAAAGCCTGGTCGTCAAAAAGCTGAATCTCGATATCCCGCCAGGCGAATTCCTGACGATGCTGGGGCCTTCCGGCTCAGGCAAGACGACGTGCCTCATGATGCTTGCGGGTTTTGAACCCGCGACGGGCGGCGAAATCTACCTCAACGAGCGACCGATCAACAACGTGCCCCCGCACAAGCGCGGCATCGGCATGGTGTTTCAGAACTATGCGCTGTTTCCGCATATGACGGTCGCGGAGAACCTCGCCTTTCCGCTGCAACTGCGAAACATGAGCAAAGCCAAGCAAGAGGAAAAGGTCAAAAACGCGCTCGACATGGTCCAGCTCGGCAAGTTCGGCAACCGCAGGCCGGGCCAGCTTTCCGGCGGCCAGCAGCAGCGCGTTGCCGTTGCGCGCGCACTGGTGTTCGATCCCGAACTGGTGCTGATGGACGAGCCGCTCGGCGCGCTCGACAAGCAGCTGCGTGAGCAGATGCAGTATGAGATCAAGCACATCCACGACAATCTCGGCGTCACCTTCGTCTACGTCACCCACGACCAGACGGAGGCGCTGACGATGTCGGACAGGGTTGCCGTGTTCAACGACGGCATCGTCCAGCAGCTATCGGCGCCCGAGGTGCTCTATGAGCGGCCGGGCAATTCCTTCGTCGCCCAGTTCATCGGTGAGAACAACACCCTGCACGGAACCGTCACATCCATCGACGGGAATGAATGCACCGTTCGCGTCGAGGACGGGACCACACTGGTCGCCGACAAGGTGAATGTCGCGAGCGAAGGCGACCGCACCACACTGTCGCTCCGGCCCGAAAGGGTGGAGCTGATCGCGGCCGATACGGTCGAGAACAAGGTGACCGGCCGGGTCGAGGAACTGATTTACCTCGGCGACCATATCCGCGTGCGCATGAGCGTGTGCGGCAATGACGAATTCATCGTCAAGGTCAGGAATCGCGGCGAACGTTGGGATCTCGAGGTTGGCCAGACACGAACGGTCGGTTTTGCCGCCCGTGACTGCAAGGCCCTCGATTACGCCGCCTGA
- the tmk gene encoding dTMP kinase, with protein MKRGIFISFEGGEGAGKSTQIRLLAGRLAGLGRQVVVTREPGGSAGAEAVRHVLLSGAAEPFGVGMEVLLFAAARNDHVEEVIRPALAEGKIVLCDRFMDSSRVYQGAAGGLAADFVSTVERVAVDGTIPDLTLIFDLDALEGLKRVKARSPEQALAGAPDRFEKDDIAVHEARRRAFLKIAEAEPDRCRVIRADDAPETVARAVWQAVSPLLEVHGDG; from the coding sequence GTGAAGCGTGGAATTTTTATCAGCTTCGAAGGCGGCGAGGGCGCCGGCAAGTCGACACAGATACGCCTGCTTGCCGGCCGCCTTGCGGGTCTTGGTCGGCAGGTGGTGGTCACGCGTGAGCCGGGAGGTTCCGCCGGCGCCGAGGCCGTGCGGCACGTGCTGCTTTCGGGCGCCGCCGAACCGTTTGGCGTCGGCATGGAAGTGCTGCTGTTTGCGGCGGCCCGCAACGATCATGTCGAGGAGGTCATCCGGCCCGCCCTGGCAGAGGGCAAGATCGTGTTGTGCGACCGGTTCATGGATTCCTCGCGCGTCTATCAGGGCGCTGCGGGCGGGCTTGCCGCTGATTTCGTCTCGACCGTGGAACGGGTCGCCGTCGACGGCACGATCCCCGATCTCACCCTGATCTTCGATCTCGATGCGCTTGAAGGGTTGAAGCGCGTCAAGGCGCGTTCGCCCGAACAGGCGCTTGCGGGCGCGCCGGACCGGTTCGAAAAGGATGATATCGCGGTCCACGAGGCGCGCCGCCGGGCCTTTTTGAAGATCGCCGAGGCGGAGCCGGACAGATGCCGGGTGATCCGCGCCGACGACGCGCCCGAGACTGTCGCGCGCGCGGTCTGGCAGGCGGTTTCACCCCTTCTGGAGGTTCATGGCGATGGCTGA
- a CDS encoding extracellular solute-binding protein, whose protein sequence is MKLRSIILASAATVAMGNAALAEDLTIVSWGGAYSASQDNAYHQPYLAEHPDVTIINDESSNEAVAKLRAMAETGNVTWDIVDVEGPDSQRLCDEGLAMEIDLNEWTKPAPDGTPAVEDFGDAVINDCFIPQIVFSTTFGYRTDVAAWNGQEPDELCDIFDTETFPGKRALEKRPKKNLEWALICDGVAKADLYDVLSTPEGVERALAKLGTIKDDIIWWSAGAETPQLLADGEIVMGSTYNGRLFSVIAEQDQPVKMLWDWEVFDYDGWIIPAGLPDDKLALVKDYIMFATDTQRLADQAKYISYGPARASSQPLVGDHAELGIPMAPHMPTNPANMGNYLVNNILWWADNQDDVEQKFQSWLAQ, encoded by the coding sequence ATGAAACTCCGTAGTATAATTCTCGCCTCCGCCGCGACCGTGGCGATGGGCAATGCGGCTTTGGCCGAGGACCTGACGATCGTGTCCTGGGGCGGCGCCTATTCGGCCTCGCAGGACAATGCCTATCACCAGCCCTATCTCGCCGAGCATCCGGATGTCACCATCATCAACGATGAATCGTCCAACGAGGCCGTCGCCAAGCTGCGCGCCATGGCTGAAACCGGCAATGTCACCTGGGACATCGTCGACGTGGAAGGCCCGGACAGCCAGCGTCTCTGCGACGAAGGCCTGGCCATGGAAATCGACCTCAACGAGTGGACCAAGCCCGCGCCCGACGGCACGCCCGCGGTCGAGGATTTCGGCGACGCCGTGATCAATGACTGCTTCATTCCGCAGATCGTGTTCTCGACCACCTTCGGCTATCGCACCGATGTCGCCGCCTGGAACGGCCAGGAGCCGGACGAGCTTTGCGACATCTTCGACACCGAGACCTTCCCGGGCAAGCGCGCGCTTGAAAAGCGTCCGAAAAAAAACCTGGAATGGGCGCTGATCTGCGACGGCGTAGCCAAGGCAGATCTCTATGATGTTCTGTCCACGCCCGAAGGCGTTGAACGCGCGCTCGCCAAGCTCGGCACCATCAAGGACGATATCATCTGGTGGTCGGCCGGCGCGGAAACGCCGCAGCTTCTCGCCGACGGCGAAATCGTGATGGGCTCGACCTATAACGGCCGTCTGTTCAGCGTGATCGCCGAGCAGGATCAGCCGGTGAAGATGCTGTGGGACTGGGAAGTGTTCGACTATGACGGCTGGATCATCCCCGCCGGTCTTCCCGATGACAAGCTGGCTCTGGTGAAGGACTACATCATGTTCGCCACCGACACCCAGCGCCTTGCCGACCAGGCCAAGTATATCTCCTACGGCCCGGCCCGCGCGTCGTCGCAGCCGCTCGTCGGCGACCATGCCGAGCTCGGCATTCCGATGGCTCCGCACATGCCGACCAACCCGGCCAATATGGGCAATTACCTGGTCAACAACATCCTGTGGTGGGCCGACAACCAGGACGATGTGGAGCAGAAGTTCCAGTCCTGGCTTGCCCAGTAA
- a CDS encoding MBL fold metallo-hydrolase translates to MGYRRRFTILGCSSSPGVPRITGDWGGCDPENPKNRRTRTALLVEQFAPDGGVTTVVIDTGPDFREQMIRTGVTRLDAVLYTHAHADHLHGIDDIRGYFHAQRRRIPVYAEPVTMSRILDGFSYCLRVPEGSTYPAIAEPNLIEDLDTPVKIDGPGGTIEFQSFPQQHGDIISLGFRIGDVAYCTDVSDFPAAAIAKLQGLDLIIIDALQYDPHPSHLSLSQALGWIERFAARRAVLTHMHTPLDYDTVMAETPDHVVPGYDGLTIECDLP, encoded by the coding sequence TTGGGATACAGGCGGCGTTTTACCATTCTCGGCTGCTCGTCGTCACCCGGTGTGCCCCGGATTACCGGCGACTGGGGGGGCTGCGATCCGGAAAATCCGAAGAACAGGCGTACCCGCACCGCTCTTCTGGTCGAACAGTTCGCCCCCGATGGCGGGGTGACGACGGTGGTGATCGACACCGGGCCGGATTTTCGCGAGCAGATGATTCGCACCGGCGTGACCCGGCTCGACGCGGTGCTATACACCCATGCCCATGCCGACCATCTGCACGGCATCGATGATATCCGCGGCTATTTCCATGCCCAGCGCCGCCGCATCCCGGTCTACGCGGAGCCGGTGACGATGAGCCGGATACTGGATGGCTTTTCCTACTGTCTGCGGGTTCCCGAAGGCAGCACATATCCGGCGATCGCCGAGCCGAACCTCATTGAGGACCTCGACACGCCGGTGAAGATCGACGGGCCGGGCGGGACCATCGAATTCCAGTCGTTCCCCCAGCAGCATGGCGATATCATTTCGCTCGGGTTCCGGATCGGCGACGTCGCCTACTGTACCGATGTCAGCGACTTTCCCGCCGCGGCGATCGCGAAGCTTCAGGGGCTGGACCTGATCATTATTGATGCACTGCAATATGACCCCCACCCGAGCCATTTGTCGTTGTCGCAGGCGCTCGGCTGGATCGAACGCTTCGCCGCGCGGCGGGCGGTGCTGACCCATATGCATACCCCGCTCGACTACGACACGGTGATGGCGGAAACGCCGGACCACGTCGTACCGGGTTATGATGGCCTGACGATCGAATGCGATCTCCCCTGA
- a CDS encoding ABC transporter permease yields MAEQLILTGEGKPLKQALRRALRREKMRSLLLIAPLLAFVLVAFIAPIGDMLFRSVENNIVADTLPKTTVALSDWDPATGQLPDEAAYEALYDDLTVAVEEKTHTRLGSRLNYEQSGMSSLFRKAGRTVRQIEPGSPDIKAQLIESDAKWGDLDTWAILKLYSPAYTPGYFLNAVDAEMGPDGIGMKPENERIYLFLFARTLMLSMIITCSCLVLGYPIAYLLSHLPLSRANLLMVLVLLPFWTSLLVRTSAWKVLLQQQGVINDLLVWSGIVDNAHRLVMINNATGTIIAMTHILLPFMILPLYSVMKTISPTYVRAARSLGATSWTAFWRIYFPQSVPGIGAGAVLVFILSIGYYITPELVGGTSGIFISNRIAYHISSSLNWGLAAALGTLLLVVVMFMFVLYDKIVGIDNVKLG; encoded by the coding sequence GTGGCTGAGCAATTAATCCTGACCGGCGAGGGCAAACCGCTCAAACAGGCGTTGAGGAGGGCCTTGAGGCGCGAGAAGATGCGTTCTCTGCTGCTGATAGCGCCTCTGCTTGCCTTCGTTCTCGTCGCCTTCATCGCACCGATCGGCGATATGCTGTTCCGCTCGGTGGAAAACAACATCGTCGCCGACACCCTGCCGAAGACCACCGTGGCGCTCAGCGACTGGGACCCGGCCACGGGGCAACTGCCGGACGAAGCCGCCTATGAGGCGCTTTATGACGATCTGACCGTTGCGGTCGAGGAAAAGACCCACACCCGTCTCGGCTCGCGCCTCAACTATGAGCAGTCCGGCATGTCGAGCCTGTTCCGCAAGGCCGGCCGCACGGTGCGCCAGATCGAGCCGGGTTCGCCGGACATCAAGGCGCAACTGATCGAATCCGATGCCAAATGGGGCGACCTCGATACCTGGGCGATCCTGAAATTGTACTCGCCGGCCTATACGCCGGGCTATTTTCTGAACGCCGTCGATGCGGAAATGGGGCCGGACGGCATCGGCATGAAGCCGGAAAACGAACGGATCTACCTGTTCCTGTTCGCGCGGACGCTGATGCTCTCGATGATCATCACCTGTTCGTGCCTCGTTCTCGGCTACCCGATTGCATACCTTCTGTCACATCTTCCACTGAGCCGCGCCAACCTGCTGATGGTGCTTGTGCTGCTGCCGTTCTGGACCTCGCTTCTGGTGCGCACCTCCGCCTGGAAGGTGCTGTTGCAACAGCAGGGCGTCATCAACGACCTGCTGGTGTGGTCGGGGATCGTCGACAATGCCCACCGGCTGGTGATGATCAACAATGCCACCGGCACGATCATCGCCATGACCCACATTCTGCTGCCGTTCATGATATTACCGCTCTATTCGGTGATGAAGACGATCTCGCCGACCTATGTGCGCGCCGCCCGCAGCCTGGGCGCCACGAGCTGGACGGCGTTCTGGCGGATCTACTTCCCGCAATCCGTGCCCGGCATCGGCGCCGGCGCGGTGCTCGTCTTCATCCTGTCGATCGGCTATTACATCACGCCCGAACTCGTCGGCGGAACCTCCGGTATCTTCATCTCGAACCGGATCGCCTATCACATTTCCAGTTCGCTCAACTGGGGGCTTGCCGCAGCACTTGGCACGCTGCTTCTGGTGGTCGTCATGTTCATGTTCGTGCTCTACGACAAGATCGTCGGCATCGACAATGTGAAGCTCGGATAG